The nucleotide window GCGGTCGTGCTTGCGCATGTAAACCTCGAACTTGCGGGCGGCGCGCCTGCGCTTCCAGCGGTAATACCAGTTGCGCAGGCCGTAAAACCTCTCCGAAGTGCGTCCCACGGGCGTCTTGTAGGGGAAGAGCTTGACGAAGGCATAGCCGAAGAAGATGCCGCCCAGGTGGGCGACGTACGCGATGCCGCCTCCTCCCCCGAGCGAGCCCAGCAGCGCGATCAGGATCCAGATGGCCGCCATCCACTTGGCCTTGATCCGGAAGGGCAGCGGAAACATCCAGAACTCCAGCTCGCCCATCAGTACCGCTACCCCGATCAGCAGGGCGTAGATGGCGCCCGACGCGCCGACCGTCGGGGTGCTGGGCGTGAGCCGCAGGAACCCGGCATAAGCCAGGGCAATGGTGGTCAACGCCGCGCCTATCGCGCCGACGAAGTAGAGCTGCAGGAACCAGCGGGTGCCGCGGTCCGACTCGAGCAGTGCTCCGATGAACCACAACGTCAGCATGTTGAAGAAGATGTGGCTGAAGTTGGTGTGCAGGAAGGCGTAGGAGACCAGTTGGTAGACGTAGCCATGAACGACCGCGGCGGGAATGAGCGCGCCGTAATCAAGATACCCGGCCAGGCGTGGCATCACCGACTCGAAGAACTTCGCCAGCACGAAGATGCTGGTGTTGATGATGATCAGCCACTTCACCGCCCGGGTGAAAGGCGGAAAGCTGAGCGGCATGCTGCCGCCGCCGGTGAAACGTCTTGGACGGATGGCCATGTTCTTGCGAGTTTACCCTTTTATCGCTCGGGCTGGGGCACCACGGGCAAGCTGCGATGTCCCCGGGCAGCGGCCGAGCGCACGGCGAAGACCACATTGTCCTTGGAGCGGGGGAGCGTGGCACGAGTCACGTTGCCGACCGGTACCACATTCTCCCATTCGGCCGCCGTCGTCGGACGCCACAGCACCTCGTACGAGGTGGCGCCGGGCGCGGCCTCCCATTCCAATGTTGAATCGTTCTCCAAGTCCTTGGTCAGGAGCCTGACCTTGCCGGGCGACGCCGGCGCCGAGGCCAGCGCTGCCAGCACCGCGGCATTCAAGCGGGCCACGTTCGCCAGGTATTCGAAGTCCACGAACTTCGGCAGGTCACCATATTCGATGCCGTTTTCGGTCCGAGAGTTCTGATGTTGGTGGCGATAATCTTCGCGGTATTCCGTAAAGCGGACAGCGGCAAACCCGGCCTCGTTGAAGGAAGTGTGGTCGCCTCCGCGCAGGTAGCGGTCGCGGCGAAACACCAGTTTGGGGCCGAAGGGGCCGGGCAGGTACTTAGCGGCGGTCTCGCGGATGTAGCGGGCGAGCTGGCGGGAAGGGGAATCGTTCTCGCCGCCCAGCGCGCGCAGCAGCCGGACCTCCCTTTCCGTGGCTGCCGCAGGGATGCCCTCGGAGAAGACGCGCACGATGTTGTGGTCCTGGCCGCTGTTCCTGTCGCCGCCCACGATGTCGTTGTTGAGCACGGCGTCGATCTTCCAACCCTTCTCTTTCGCCATCTGGGCGAAGTGCCGGCTGCCGTAGAGGCCCTGCTCCTCGCCGGAGACGGCCAGGAAGATGATGGTCGCAGGGAACTTGAGCTTGCTGAGTACGCGGGTGCATTCCAGGGACACGGCGGTGCCGCTGGCGTCGTCGTTGGCGCCGGGCGCGGGGTGATGGATGTCGAGGGGATCGCTGTTGCGCGAGTCGTAGTGTCCGGAAACGATGTAGATGCGGTCGGGATCGGTCGTGCCGCGCAGCACCGCGTAGACATTGGAGATCTCGGTCGGAGTGGGGACGCGGTCGGCCGGTTCCTGGGTGAAGGTGTCGAACTGGACTTCGAGGCAACCGCCGCATTCCTTGGAGTAGCGCTCGAGTTCGGAGCGGATCCAGTCGCGGACGGCGACCACACCTTTGCCGGCGGCGGCCAGCGCCGCATCGTTGGCCGAAAGCGTACTGCGGTTGCCGAAGCTGACCAGTTTTTCGACGGTGGCGCGGACGCGTGCGGCAGACACCTCTTTGAGGGCAGCGGTGATACGCGGGTCCACTTCAGGACGTTTCGAGGTGTGGCCCCGCTGCGCAACTGACGCCAGGCTGGACGCCATCACAAGCGCACATATCGCCGCGGCCAGACGAAAGTTCATGCTTCCTTCCCCAGGGTATTGACGCTGCGAGCAAGAGATTCTAAATATAGTTTCAACGATTTGTCCGGAAATCGGTCTGTCAGATCAGGAGAGCAGGAGGCAGCCATGGTCCTTTGTCCCGAGTGCGATAGCGACCTGGATATCGAAGCGGACGAAGTGGACGAGGGCGAAGTCGTCTCCTGCCCGGAATGCGGAGTCGAGTTCGAGGTTGTCACCACCGATCCCCTGGAGCTGGCCAAGGTGCAGGAAGAGGAGGAGGAAGAAGAAGAGGAACACCAGGAAGAGGAAGAGGAGTGAGAACCAGACGCGCCGGCCTCGCGGCCCTGTGCTTGTTCCTGGCTACTGCGGTGGCAGCCGCCCAGCAGGCAGCCCCTCAGCCAGCGCAGCAACCAGCCCAGCTTCCGACCCCCAAAGGGAAACCCTACGCCCTGATCTTCGGCACGGTGTACGGACCTGACGACCGACCGGTGTACGGAGCCCAGGTGCAGATCCGGCGCGCCGACGGCAAGAGCGTCAAGGGCGGGGACGCCTTGGCGTCGGACCACCAGGGTGAATTCGCCCTGCGGGTGCCGGCCGGAGCAGCCGATTACTTGATCCGGGCCACGGCCAAAAAGGGCAAACGCAAGCTGGCCGCCGAGATCAAGGCGCACGTCGATTTCGATGAACGGGTGGACGTAGGCTTGCATCTAAGGGAGTAGAAGCCGAAAAGCCACAATCTGGGCGAAGGAGGGGTCGTTGAAGAAGACTGCCGGTATCGTGCTGGTCGCGCTGCTGCTGGCGTTGCTGGCAGGGGGCTCGGCGCGCGAGCCGCAAGCGAAGTCGGTGAGCGGGCAGGTGACGGACAACGCCGGCCAGCCCATCCCCAACGCCATCGTGTACCTGAAGAACATGAAGACGCTTGCGGTGAAGACCTTCATCGCACAGCAGGACGGGAGCTACCAGTTCCACGGTCTTTCGCCCAACGTGGACTACGACCTCTACGCCGAATCCAAAGGCCAGCGCAGCGACAATAAGACCATCAGCCAGTTCGACAGCCGCAGCAACCTGACCATCTATCTGAAGATCAAGAAGTAAGCTTTGCCGAATCACCCCACTGGCGTGGGGCTTCCTGCGAGATGCGAGCGGTAGATCCTCACGCTCGTCCCTAACGGTACATCGCTCAGGATGACAAGTGAAAAAAGCAAGGCCGCTCATCGCGAGCGGCCTTTGGTCTTGCTGATGCCCGGCGACTGCTATTCGTTGCCGGCGCGCTTCCAGTTCATGATCTCGCCCAGGGTGGC belongs to Terriglobales bacterium and includes:
- a CDS encoding carboxypeptidase-like regulatory domain-containing protein, translating into MKKTAGIVLVALLLALLAGGSAREPQAKSVSGQVTDNAGQPIPNAIVYLKNMKTLAVKTFIAQQDGSYQFHGLSPNVDYDLYAESKGQRSDNKTISQFDSRSNLTIYLKIKK
- a CDS encoding carboxypeptidase-like regulatory domain-containing protein translates to MRTRRAGLAALCLFLATAVAAAQQAAPQPAQQPAQLPTPKGKPYALIFGTVYGPDDRPVYGAQVQIRRADGKSVKGGDALASDHQGEFALRVPAGAADYLIRATAKKGKRKLAAEIKAHVDFDERVDVGLHLRE
- a CDS encoding M20/M25/M40 family metallo-hydrolase, which produces MNFRLAAAICALVMASSLASVAQRGHTSKRPEVDPRITAALKEVSAARVRATVEKLVSFGNRSTLSANDAALAAAGKGVVAVRDWIRSELERYSKECGGCLEVQFDTFTQEPADRVPTPTEISNVYAVLRGTTDPDRIYIVSGHYDSRNSDPLDIHHPAPGANDDASGTAVSLECTRVLSKLKFPATIIFLAVSGEEQGLYGSRHFAQMAKEKGWKIDAVLNNDIVGGDRNSGQDHNIVRVFSEGIPAAATEREVRLLRALGGENDSPSRQLARYIRETAAKYLPGPFGPKLVFRRDRYLRGGDHTSFNEAGFAAVRFTEYREDYRHQHQNSRTENGIEYGDLPKFVDFEYLANVARLNAAVLAALASAPASPGKVRLLTKDLENDSTLEWEAAPGATSYEVLWRPTTAAEWENVVPVGNVTRATLPRSKDNVVFAVRSAAARGHRSLPVVPQPER
- a CDS encoding rhomboid family intramembrane serine protease, producing MAIRPRRFTGGGSMPLSFPPFTRAVKWLIIINTSIFVLAKFFESVMPRLAGYLDYGALIPAAVVHGYVYQLVSYAFLHTNFSHIFFNMLTLWFIGALLESDRGTRWFLQLYFVGAIGAALTTIALAYAGFLRLTPSTPTVGASGAIYALLIGVAVLMGELEFWMFPLPFRIKAKWMAAIWILIALLGSLGGGGGIAYVAHLGGIFFGYAFVKLFPYKTPVGRTSERFYGLRNWYYRWKRRRAARKFEVYMRKHDR